From Streptomyces asiaticus, one genomic window encodes:
- a CDS encoding sirohydrochlorin chelatase, protein MTPHPAPPGPPGPPGPPGPHGPDGTADFDSAQRIMAQFTAQLTTQLNRLGHHGVRRGGRERPPTLVAVAHGSRDPEALRTVHALLDRVRALRPGLPVRLGHIELNRPLLTDTLAALRGEAVLVPLLLSRGHHIKQDIPAAVAAAPHLTARIAAPLGPDPLLAEALHARLAEAGRRAAAPHRTGGVVLAAAGSRDPDAAVDTARTAALLSARLGGVPVLPGHASGSGPTVPEAVRALAALGHDRIAVASYFTAPGRFATQCASAAPGLAAAPLGAHPAVARLVLRRYEQALASAPLSHPAATVGV, encoded by the coding sequence ATGACGCCGCACCCCGCTCCTCCCGGCCCACCCGGCCCACCCGGTCCGCCCGGCCCTCATGGCCCCGACGGCACGGCGGACTTCGACAGTGCCCAGCGGATCATGGCCCAGTTCACCGCCCAGCTCACCACCCAGCTCAACCGGCTCGGCCACCACGGCGTCCGCCGGGGTGGCCGCGAGCGCCCGCCGACGCTCGTCGCCGTCGCCCACGGCAGCCGGGACCCCGAGGCGCTGCGCACTGTGCACGCCCTCCTGGACCGCGTCCGCGCGCTCCGCCCCGGACTGCCCGTACGCCTCGGCCATATCGAGCTCAACCGGCCGCTGCTGACCGACACACTGGCCGCGCTGCGCGGCGAGGCCGTGCTCGTCCCGCTGCTGCTGAGCCGCGGCCACCACATCAAACAGGACATCCCGGCGGCCGTCGCCGCCGCGCCCCACCTCACCGCCCGGATCGCCGCCCCGCTCGGCCCGGACCCGCTGCTCGCCGAGGCACTGCACGCCCGGCTGGCGGAGGCGGGCCGCCGCGCCGCGGCTCCGCACCGGACGGGCGGCGTCGTCCTCGCCGCCGCGGGCTCCCGCGACCCGGACGCGGCCGTCGACACGGCCCGTACCGCCGCCCTGCTCAGCGCCCGGCTCGGCGGGGTGCCCGTGCTGCCCGGCCACGCCTCCGGCTCCGGCCCCACCGTGCCCGAGGCCGTACGCGCCCTGGCCGCGCTCGGCCACGACCGGATCGCGGTCGCCTCCTACTTCACCGCGCCCGGCCGCTTCGCGACCCAGTGCGCGAGCGCCGCCCCCGGCCTCGCGGCCGCCCCGCTCGGCGCCCATCCGGCGGTGGCGCGTCTCGTACTGCGCCGTTACGAACAGGCGCTGGCCTCTGCGCCCTTGTCACACCCGGCGGCTACCGTCGGTGTATGA
- a CDS encoding deoxyguanosinetriphosphate triphosphohydrolase has product MSPSAPPEPEPDPADPAGVPSTSAASTGAASTGAASIGAASVGAPEADPRRVPGYAAADLERWAPEPDKRPGRTAFQRDRARVLHSAALRRLAGKTQVVPAAPAADPGPAGRAPAFDATPRTRLTHSLECAQVGRELGAALGCDPDLVEMACLAHDIGHPPFGHNGERVLNEIAEPCGGFEGNAQSLRLLARLEPKRFVPDRVTGELVSVGLNLTRAALDAATKYPWPRGGHPHGPRSPKFGVYEDDVPIFEWYRQGAPEGRTTFEAQVMDWSDDVAYSVHDVEDGLHAGHLNPASLLAEPERREVFAVAADRYALGAEPDELAEALDRLLGQEWWPHGYDGSSVAQARLKDATSQLIGRFCLAAEGATRAAYGTGRFTRYHAELVVPRATRLECAVLKAVADRYVIQRADQELVRADQRVVIGELGEALIARAPDGLDPQFRALFDAAGDDRGRLRAIVDQIASLTDTSARGLHARLTG; this is encoded by the coding sequence ATGAGCCCCAGCGCACCACCTGAACCCGAACCGGATCCGGCCGACCCGGCCGGTGTCCCTTCGACCAGCGCCGCCTCGACGGGCGCCGCCTCGACCGGTGCCGCCTCCATCGGCGCCGCCTCCGTCGGTGCCCCCGAGGCCGACCCCCGCCGCGTCCCCGGCTATGCCGCGGCGGACCTCGAGCGCTGGGCGCCCGAGCCCGACAAGCGGCCGGGCCGGACCGCCTTCCAGCGGGACCGGGCGCGGGTGCTGCACTCCGCCGCGCTGCGCAGACTGGCCGGGAAGACCCAGGTGGTGCCCGCCGCACCGGCCGCCGACCCCGGCCCCGCCGGGCGCGCCCCGGCCTTCGACGCCACGCCCCGCACCCGGCTGACCCACTCCCTGGAGTGCGCCCAGGTGGGCCGTGAGCTGGGGGCCGCCCTCGGCTGCGACCCGGATCTGGTGGAGATGGCCTGTCTCGCCCATGACATCGGCCATCCGCCGTTCGGGCACAACGGCGAGCGGGTGCTCAACGAGATCGCCGAGCCCTGCGGCGGCTTCGAGGGAAACGCGCAGTCCCTGCGGCTGCTGGCCCGGCTGGAGCCGAAGCGGTTCGTGCCCGACCGGGTCACCGGCGAGCTGGTGAGCGTCGGGCTCAACCTCACCCGCGCCGCGCTGGACGCCGCCACCAAGTACCCCTGGCCGCGCGGCGGCCATCCGCACGGCCCCCGCTCCCCGAAGTTCGGGGTCTACGAGGACGACGTCCCGATCTTCGAGTGGTACCGGCAGGGCGCCCCCGAGGGCCGTACGACCTTCGAGGCCCAGGTCATGGACTGGTCCGACGATGTCGCCTACTCCGTCCACGACGTCGAGGACGGGCTGCACGCGGGCCATCTGAACCCCGCGAGCCTGCTCGCCGAGCCCGAGCGCCGCGAGGTCTTCGCCGTCGCCGCCGACCGCTACGCTCTGGGAGCCGAGCCCGATGAGCTGGCCGAGGCGCTGGACCGGCTGCTGGGCCAGGAGTGGTGGCCGCACGGCTACGACGGCTCGTCCGTCGCCCAGGCCCGCCTCAAGGACGCCACCAGCCAGCTCATCGGCCGCTTCTGCCTGGCCGCCGAGGGTGCCACCCGCGCGGCGTACGGCACGGGCCGCTTCACCCGCTACCACGCCGAGCTGGTCGTGCCCCGCGCCACCCGCCTGGAGTGCGCGGTCCTCAAGGCGGTCGCCGACCGGTATGTGATCCAGCGCGCCGACCAGGAGCTGGTCCGGGCCGATCAGCGGGTGGTCATCGGCGAGCTGGGCGAGGCCCTGATCGCCCGCGCCCCCGACGGCCTGGACCCCCAGTTCCGCGCGCTCTTCGACGCGGCCGGGGACGACCGGGGCCGGCTGCGGGCGATCGTCGACCAGATCGCCTCCCTGACCGACACCTCGGCCCGGGGCCTGCACGCCCGGCTCACCGGTTGA
- a CDS encoding NAD(P)/FAD-dependent oxidoreductase, whose product MVDAHQTFVIVGGGLAGAKAAETLRAEGFTGRVILIGDERDHPYERPPLSKGFLTGSQERDSVFVHEPAWYAQSDIELHLGLPAVHLDRAAKAVTLGDGTRVHYDRLLLATGAEPRRLDIPGTDLAGVHHLRRLAHAERLKGVLSTLGRDNGQLVIAGAGWIGLEVAAAARGYGAEVTIVEPEPTPLHPVLGPELGALFADLHGEHGVRFHFGARLTEITGQDGMVLAALTDDGEEHPAHSVLAAIGAAPRTALAEAAGLEVVDRAAGGGIAVDASLRTSDPDVFAAGDVASAPLAFLEGTPVRAALPPSARLRVEHWANALNGGPAAARAMLGQDVAYDRVPYFFSDQYDVGLEYSGYAPPGSYDQVLVRGDVGKRQFIAFWLNDGRLLAGMNVNVWDVTESIQRLIRGGQRLDPAALADPAVPLTSLLP is encoded by the coding sequence GTGGTGGACGCACACCAGACATTCGTCATCGTCGGAGGGGGCTTGGCCGGGGCGAAAGCCGCGGAAACCCTTCGAGCGGAGGGTTTCACCGGGCGGGTGATCCTCATCGGTGACGAACGCGACCACCCCTATGAACGGCCCCCGCTCTCCAAGGGCTTCCTCACCGGCAGCCAGGAGCGCGACAGCGTCTTCGTCCACGAGCCCGCCTGGTACGCCCAGTCCGATATCGAGCTCCACCTCGGCCTGCCCGCCGTCCACCTGGACCGCGCCGCCAAGGCCGTGACCCTGGGCGACGGCACCCGGGTCCACTACGACCGGCTGCTGCTGGCCACCGGCGCCGAGCCGCGCCGCCTCGACATCCCCGGCACCGATCTGGCCGGGGTCCACCATCTGCGCCGGCTCGCCCACGCCGAGCGGCTCAAGGGCGTCCTGTCCACCCTCGGCCGGGACAACGGCCAGCTGGTCATCGCGGGCGCGGGCTGGATCGGTCTCGAGGTCGCGGCCGCCGCCCGTGGCTACGGCGCCGAGGTGACCATCGTCGAGCCCGAGCCCACCCCGCTCCACCCCGTCCTCGGCCCCGAGCTGGGCGCCCTCTTCGCCGACCTCCACGGCGAGCACGGCGTCCGCTTCCACTTCGGCGCCCGCCTTACCGAGATCACCGGCCAGGACGGCATGGTCCTGGCCGCCCTCACCGACGACGGTGAGGAGCACCCCGCCCACAGCGTGCTGGCCGCCATCGGAGCCGCGCCGCGCACCGCCCTCGCCGAGGCCGCGGGGCTCGAGGTGGTGGACCGCGCGGCGGGCGGCGGCATCGCGGTCGACGCCTCGCTGCGCACCAGCGACCCGGACGTCTTCGCGGCGGGCGACGTGGCCTCCGCCCCGCTCGCGTTCCTCGAGGGCACCCCCGTACGGGCCGCGCTCCCGCCCAGCGCCCGGCTGCGCGTCGAGCACTGGGCCAACGCCCTGAACGGCGGCCCGGCGGCGGCCCGCGCCATGCTCGGCCAGGACGTCGCGTACGACCGGGTGCCGTACTTCTTCTCCGACCAGTACGACGTCGGCCTGGAGTACTCCGGTTACGCCCCGCCCGGCAGTTACGACCAGGTGCTGGTGCGCGGCGATGTCGGCAAGCGGCAGTTCATCGCCTTCTGGCTGAACGACGGCCGCCTGCTCGCGGGCATGAACGTCAACGTCTGGGACGTCACCGAATCGATCCAACGGCTCATCCGCGGCGGGCAGCGGCTCGACCCGGCGGCCCTGGCCGACCCGGCCGTCCCGCTCACCTCGCTCCTCCCGTAG
- the dnaG gene encoding DNA primase, whose protein sequence is MAGRINDDDVKAVRAAVPIDAVVAEYLQLRNAGGGNLKGLCPFHDEKTPSFQVSPSKGLYYCFGCQEGGDTVDFIMKIDHLSFAETIERLASQSGITLRYEEGGYTPGRQQGERTRLVEAHKAAAQFYVEQLDRPEAEIGRTFLAQRGFDQAAAQHFSVGYSPAGWDHLVRFLRGRGFTDKELIVSGLAQEGRRGPIDRFRGRLMWPIRDIAGEVVGFGARKLRDDDNGPKYLNTPETPLYRKSQVLYGIDLAKKDIAKSSRAVVVEGYTDVMACHLAGVTTAIATCGTSFGGDHIKILRRLLMDNSGAEVIFTFDGDAAGQKAALRAFEDDQRFAAETSIAITPDGMDPCELRLARGDEAVADLVESRTPLFAFALKSIVSRYNLDTEEGRIAAVDEAVPVVAAIKNPGLRDRYAIRLIGMVGIATQAEEQSIIRRVRGLARSRQHGGPGGPEHGGRGDQRGGGPGGARYGGRGDQRGGGPGGPGGPGGPGGPNGGPGAAGAPPVPRGPALNLRSPAHRVERELLKLALQHPHLVSPAFDAYGIDEFTAPPYAAVRRAIEDAGGAAAADDDYLARVREAAPDDTVRAMVTELAVEPPHTRRDPDEVYAGVQLVAVRLAAVNHRVTEVRGTLQRLGQHADPAHLAAVQNELWVLQQYGQSLRDRGAAAL, encoded by the coding sequence GTGGCAGGCAGGATCAACGATGACGACGTGAAGGCGGTACGGGCAGCGGTCCCGATCGACGCCGTCGTAGCCGAGTACCTCCAGCTGCGGAACGCGGGGGGTGGCAATCTCAAGGGCCTGTGCCCCTTCCATGACGAGAAGACCCCGTCCTTCCAGGTCAGCCCCAGCAAGGGGCTCTACTACTGCTTCGGCTGCCAGGAGGGCGGCGACACGGTCGACTTCATCATGAAGATCGACCACCTCTCCTTCGCCGAGACCATCGAGCGGCTGGCCTCCCAGTCCGGGATCACCCTGCGGTACGAGGAGGGGGGCTACACCCCCGGCCGCCAGCAGGGCGAGCGCACCCGGCTGGTCGAGGCCCACAAGGCGGCCGCGCAGTTCTACGTGGAGCAGCTGGACCGCCCCGAGGCGGAGATCGGCCGTACCTTCCTGGCCCAGCGCGGCTTCGACCAGGCCGCGGCGCAGCACTTCAGCGTCGGCTACAGCCCGGCCGGCTGGGACCACCTCGTCCGCTTCCTGCGCGGCCGCGGCTTCACCGACAAGGAGCTGATCGTCTCCGGGCTCGCCCAGGAGGGCCGCCGCGGCCCGATCGACCGCTTCCGGGGCCGGCTGATGTGGCCGATCCGGGACATCGCCGGTGAGGTCGTCGGCTTCGGCGCCCGGAAGCTCCGCGACGACGACAACGGACCGAAGTACCTCAACACCCCCGAGACCCCGCTCTACCGGAAGTCCCAGGTCCTCTATGGCATCGACCTCGCGAAGAAGGACATCGCCAAGTCCAGCCGGGCGGTGGTGGTCGAGGGCTACACGGACGTCATGGCCTGCCATCTCGCGGGCGTCACCACCGCCATCGCCACCTGCGGCACCTCCTTCGGCGGCGACCACATCAAGATCCTCCGACGGCTGCTGATGGATAACTCGGGCGCGGAGGTGATCTTCACCTTCGACGGCGACGCGGCCGGGCAGAAGGCGGCCCTGCGCGCCTTCGAGGACGATCAGCGGTTCGCCGCCGAGACCTCCATCGCGATCACGCCCGACGGGATGGACCCGTGTGAACTCCGCTTGGCCCGTGGCGACGAGGCCGTGGCGGACCTGGTCGAGAGCCGCACCCCGCTGTTCGCGTTCGCGCTGAAGTCGATCGTCTCCCGCTACAACCTGGACACCGAGGAGGGCCGTATCGCCGCGGTCGACGAGGCGGTGCCGGTCGTCGCGGCGATCAAGAACCCCGGGCTGCGGGACCGCTATGCGATCCGGCTGATCGGGATGGTCGGCATCGCCACCCAGGCCGAGGAGCAGTCGATCATCCGCCGGGTGCGCGGGCTGGCCCGCAGCAGGCAGCACGGCGGCCCGGGCGGCCCGGAGCACGGGGGCCGCGGTGATCAGCGGGGCGGCGGTCCGGGCGGGGCCCGGTACGGCGGCCGGGGCGACCAGCGCGGCGGCGGCCCGGGCGGCCCTGGCGGTCCTGGCGGGCCCGGCGGCCCGAACGGGGGCCCCGGCGCCGCGGGCGCGCCGCCGGTCCCGCGCGGCCCCGCGCTGAACCTGCGCAGCCCCGCCCATCGCGTCGAGCGCGAGCTGCTCAAGCTGGCGCTGCAACACCCCCATCTGGTCTCCCCGGCCTTCGACGCCTACGGCATCGACGAGTTCACCGCCCCGCCGTACGCGGCGGTGCGCCGCGCCATCGAGGACGCGGGCGGCGCGGCCGCCGCGGACGACGACTATCTCGCCCGGGTCCGGGAGGCGGCGCCCGACGACACGGTCCGGGCGATGGTCACCGAGCTCGCCGTCGAGCCGCCGCACACCCGCCGCGACCCGGACGAGGTGTACGCGGGGGTGCAGTTGGTGGCCGTCCGGCTGGCCGCGGTGAACCACCGCGTGACCGAGGTGCGGGGCACCCTCCAGCGCCTGGGGCAGCACGCCGACCCCGCCCACCTCGCCGCCGTGCAGAACGAGCTCTGGGTGCTTCAGCAGTACGGCCAGTCCCTCCGGGACCGGGGCGCGGCGGCGCTGTAG
- a CDS encoding RNA polymerase sigma factor gives MQTQTLTDAALVAHPLSPHSPRATAVAPAMPEDSADLAPEGVPDTGQDAAPDPMAELAPGTAPAPAPDGAAPEAEPAEPAEPVEPAEPVEPAEPVDPVEAVAVEPVEPIEPPARADTSGPSADLFRQYLREIGRIPLLSAVEEVELARRVEAGLFAEEKLGNTPDLDTQLALDLDRLVVLGRMAKRRLIEANLRLVVSVAKRYVGRGLTMLDLVQEGNLGLIRAVEKFDYARGYKFSTYATWWIRQAMSRALADQARTIRVPVHVVELINRVVRVQRRMLQERGYEPTPEEVAAHLDLLPERVSEVLRLAQEPVSLHAPVGEEDDVALGDLIEDGDAASPVESAAFLLLREHLEAVLSTLGERERKVVQLRYGLADGRPRTLEEIGRIFGVTRERIRQIESKTLNKLRDHAFADQLRGYLD, from the coding sequence GTGCAGACCCAGACCCTCACCGACGCGGCCCTCGTGGCGCACCCCCTGTCCCCCCACTCGCCCCGCGCCACAGCGGTAGCGCCGGCCATGCCCGAGGACTCGGCGGACCTCGCCCCGGAGGGCGTACCGGATACCGGCCAGGACGCCGCACCGGACCCCATGGCCGAGCTCGCCCCCGGCACCGCCCCGGCCCCCGCGCCCGACGGCGCCGCCCCCGAAGCGGAACCCGCCGAGCCTGCCGAGCCCGTGGAGCCCGCCGAGCCCGTGGAGCCCGCCGAGCCCGTCGACCCGGTCGAGGCCGTGGCCGTGGAGCCCGTCGAACCGATCGAGCCGCCCGCCCGCGCCGACACCAGCGGCCCCTCCGCCGACCTCTTCCGCCAGTACCTCCGCGAGATCGGGCGGATACCGCTGCTCTCCGCGGTCGAGGAGGTCGAGCTGGCCCGCCGGGTCGAGGCGGGCCTCTTCGCCGAGGAGAAGCTCGGCAACACCCCCGACCTCGACACCCAACTCGCCCTGGACCTGGACCGGTTGGTGGTCCTGGGCCGGATGGCCAAGCGGCGGCTGATCGAGGCCAACCTCCGCCTCGTCGTCTCCGTCGCCAAGCGCTATGTCGGCCGCGGCCTGACCATGCTCGACCTGGTCCAGGAGGGCAACCTCGGTCTGATCCGCGCGGTCGAGAAGTTCGACTACGCCCGCGGCTACAAGTTCTCGACGTACGCCACCTGGTGGATCCGCCAGGCCATGTCCCGCGCCCTGGCCGACCAGGCCCGGACGATCCGGGTCCCGGTGCATGTCGTCGAGCTGATCAACCGGGTGGTCCGGGTCCAGCGCCGGATGCTCCAGGAACGCGGCTACGAACCCACCCCCGAGGAGGTCGCCGCCCATCTCGACCTGCTCCCGGAGCGGGTGAGCGAGGTGCTGCGGCTGGCCCAGGAGCCGGTGTCGCTCCACGCGCCGGTGGGCGAGGAGGACGATGTCGCCCTCGGCGACCTCATCGAGGACGGCGACGCGGCCTCACCCGTGGAGTCCGCGGCCTTCCTGCTGCTCCGCGAGCATCTGGAGGCCGTGCTGTCGACGCTCGGCGAGCGCGAACGCAAGGTGGTGCAGCTGCGGTACGGACTGGCCGACGGCCGCCCGCGCACGCTGGAGGAGATCGGCCGGATCTTTGGGGTGACGCGGGAGCGGATCCGCCAGATCGAGTCGAAGACGCTCAACAAGCTCCGCGACCACGCCTTCGCCGATCAGCTGCGGGGCTATCTGGACTGA
- a CDS encoding FGGY family carbohydrate kinase — protein sequence MGIVAGLDSSSESTRIVVCDTDTGAVIKQGYAPHPVGGSGDVDPQAWLMSLGEAAEGGLLEGVQAIGVSAQQHGLLALDAGGVLVRPALVGNDKRAQSAAADLTEALGGRTAWAQAVGAVPTASQPVAKLRWLTRNEPDAAHRVAELMQPHDWLVWQLLGRPVRRTTDRGTASSSGYWSAADGSWRPDLVQLALGHQVRLPEVIGPAEAAGHTPEGLLISAGTGETMAAAFGLGVGVGDAVISLGASGSVFSVHHEALADPTGTILSYADATGMHLPVVHTLNAVRALRGTAELLGTDLEGLSALAMKSTPGSYGLVLLPYLEGERTPHLPHTAGTLTGLRRESMKPEHLARAAFEGMLCGLADALDVLRGRGVQVRRVFLLGPAADLQAVRAIAPAVLGAQVVVVQPADYAALGAARQAAWALGVSHGTHSPHEPPRWPAAASQVFEPGEDLPVGQSVRQQYVAVREQIHPGAFEPEALGSGDVEAGAPETAGQGTADGYGAGGYEAGGYGAM from the coding sequence ATGGGGATAGTCGCCGGGTTGGACAGTTCGTCCGAGAGCACACGAATCGTCGTCTGTGACACCGATACGGGTGCCGTGATCAAACAGGGGTACGCCCCGCATCCGGTCGGCGGCAGCGGTGATGTGGACCCGCAGGCGTGGCTGATGTCCCTCGGCGAGGCCGCCGAGGGCGGGCTGCTCGAGGGGGTCCAGGCCATCGGCGTCTCGGCGCAGCAGCACGGGCTGCTGGCGCTGGACGCGGGCGGGGTGCTGGTGCGCCCCGCGCTGGTGGGCAACGACAAGCGCGCCCAGTCCGCGGCCGCCGACCTCACCGAGGCGCTCGGCGGCCGCACGGCCTGGGCCCAGGCGGTCGGCGCGGTGCCGACCGCCTCGCAGCCGGTGGCCAAGCTGCGCTGGCTGACGCGGAACGAGCCGGACGCGGCGCACCGCGTGGCCGAGCTGATGCAGCCGCACGACTGGCTGGTGTGGCAGTTGCTGGGGCGGCCGGTGCGGCGTACGACCGACCGCGGTACGGCCTCCAGCAGCGGCTACTGGTCGGCGGCGGACGGATCCTGGCGCCCCGACCTGGTCCAGCTGGCCCTCGGTCACCAGGTGCGGCTGCCGGAGGTCATCGGCCCGGCCGAGGCCGCCGGGCACACCCCCGAGGGGCTGCTGATCTCCGCCGGTACGGGCGAGACCATGGCCGCCGCCTTCGGGCTCGGGGTCGGGGTCGGCGACGCGGTGATCTCCCTGGGCGCCTCCGGCTCGGTCTTCTCCGTCCACCATGAGGCGCTGGCCGATCCGACCGGCACGATCCTGTCGTACGCAGACGCCACCGGCATGCATCTGCCGGTGGTCCATACGCTCAACGCGGTACGGGCGCTACGCGGTACGGCGGAATTGCTCGGCACGGATCTCGAGGGGCTCTCCGCGCTCGCGATGAAGTCCACCCCGGGTTCGTACGGGCTGGTGCTGCTGCCGTATCTGGAGGGCGAGCGCACCCCGCATCTGCCGCATACGGCCGGGACGCTGACCGGGCTGCGGCGCGAGTCGATGAAGCCCGAGCACCTGGCGCGGGCCGCGTTCGAGGGGATGCTGTGCGGGCTCGCGGACGCGCTGGACGTGCTGCGCGGGCGCGGCGTCCAGGTGCGGCGCGTCTTTCTGCTCGGGCCCGCGGCCGACCTCCAGGCCGTCCGCGCGATCGCGCCCGCGGTGCTGGGCGCGCAGGTCGTGGTGGTCCAGCCCGCCGACTACGCCGCGCTGGGCGCGGCCCGGCAGGCCGCGTGGGCGCTGGGCGTCTCGCACGGCACCCACTCGCCGCATGAGCCGCCGCGCTGGCCGGCCGCGGCGAGCCAGGTCTTCGAGCCGGGCGAGGACCTGCCGGTGGGGCAGTCGGTGCGGCAGCAGTACGTGGCGGTGCGGGAGCAGATCCACCCCGGGGCCTTTGAGCCGGAGGCTCTTGGGTCCGGGGACGTCGAGGCGGGAGCCCCGGAGACCGCGGGCCAGGGGACGGCCGACGGGTACGGCGCCGGTGGGTACGAGGCCGGTGGGTACGGGGCCATGTGA
- a CDS encoding type II toxin-antitoxin system RelE/ParE family toxin, whose amino-acid sequence MAWEIVVVESALSWLHSLRRTDRDTLIQVSQAITALQEEGPALGRPLVDTVKGSVLPNLKELRPGSAGASEVRLLFVFDPQRQAVILVGGDKAGNWSGWYRVAVPLAEQAYEDHLKRIEGERTRSDG is encoded by the coding sequence ATGGCTTGGGAAATTGTCGTGGTGGAGTCGGCTCTCTCCTGGCTCCACAGCCTGCGCCGTACCGACCGCGACACCCTCATCCAGGTCAGTCAGGCCATTACCGCGTTACAAGAAGAGGGCCCTGCTCTGGGGCGGCCTCTGGTCGACACGGTCAAGGGCTCGGTGTTGCCCAACCTCAAGGAGCTCCGCCCCGGCTCGGCCGGTGCCTCGGAGGTGCGGTTGCTGTTCGTGTTCGACCCGCAACGGCAGGCTGTGATCCTCGTGGGTGGGGACAAAGCGGGTAACTGGTCCGGCTGGTACCGAGTGGCAGTGCCGCTGGCAGAGCAAGCGTACGAGGATCACCTGAAGCGAATCGAAGGAGAGAGGACCCGAAGCGATGGCTGA
- a CDS encoding helix-turn-helix domain-containing protein, with translation MADHMRDPQAVSWETLSEEFAFTDAEKDRITQGAQVMITASRVHRLAELRKRQHTTQVEVAKAMGVTQARVSRIEKGQLDRSEVDTLAAYVKALGGKLKVVADFGDETYVLG, from the coding sequence ATGGCTGATCACATGAGGGACCCGCAGGCCGTCTCCTGGGAGACCCTGAGCGAGGAGTTCGCCTTCACTGATGCGGAGAAGGACCGGATCACGCAGGGTGCGCAGGTAATGATCACTGCCTCCCGGGTGCACCGACTGGCTGAGCTGCGCAAGCGGCAGCACACCACCCAAGTGGAGGTCGCCAAGGCCATGGGGGTCACTCAAGCTCGGGTTTCGCGGATCGAGAAGGGGCAGTTGGACCGCAGTGAGGTCGATACCCTTGCTGCATACGTGAAGGCCCTTGGTGGCAAATTGAAGGTCGTTGCTGACTTTGGTGATGAGACCTACGTCCTCGGGTAG